The following proteins are co-located in the Sandaracinaceae bacterium genome:
- the mraZ gene encoding division/cell wall cluster transcriptional repressor MraZ: MFRGRYEHAVDAKGRTSFPAAFREVLNTKGDARLVVTTGLDACLVAYPMSEWLAFEDRLAALPQFDRSVAMLRRIYVSGAVECEVDKVGRLLIPAGLRKHANLGREALWAGMGRYIELWDLATFDAMREGALAAEDTRDAMASRLAELGL, encoded by the coding sequence TTGTTTCGCGGGCGCTACGAACACGCAGTAGATGCAAAAGGACGCACGTCCTTTCCTGCGGCGTTCCGTGAGGTGCTCAACACCAAGGGCGACGCGCGGTTGGTGGTGACGACGGGCCTCGACGCGTGCCTCGTCGCGTACCCGATGAGTGAGTGGCTCGCGTTCGAGGACCGCTTGGCTGCGCTGCCGCAGTTCGACCGCAGCGTCGCGATGCTGCGGCGCATCTACGTCTCGGGCGCGGTCGAGTGCGAGGTGGACAAGGTCGGCCGGCTCTTGATCCCCGCGGGGCTGCGCAAGCACGCGAACCTCGGGCGCGAGGCGCTCTGGGCCGGCATGGGTCGCTACATCGAGCTGTGGGACCTCGCCACGTTCGACGCCATGCGCGAAGGCGCGCTCGCGGCCGAGGACACACGCGACGCGATGGCGTCTCGTCTCGCGGAGCTCGGGCTATGA
- a CDS encoding UDP-N-acetylmuramoyl-L-alanyl-D-glutamate--2,6-diaminopimelate ligase, whose protein sequence is MSAPRVAQAARTLADLVRLGVAETVLGDGDAVVTGVQRDSRRVAVGDLFVALPGEHVDGRAFVDAAVAAGATAVLTGAEVPELAVPQLISADVRSGLARAAHAVYGDPSRALTVVGLTGTNGKTTTSYLLEGILAATGRPVALIGTVAVRGPGYVTSSGYTTPEADDLVRYLAQAVTAGATHLVMEVSSHGLELERVAGVRFDVCGFTNLTQDHLDFHPSMEAYGEAKARLFTEYAPRVSVICVDAPFGAQLAERAVGEVLRCSVRADSDAPLRAVSWTMSRAGIEASLETPAGELRLMSPMVGAHNLENLLVAVGCAASLGVPWDVAVAACAHLPGAPGRLERVPCDEDVAVFVDYAHTPDALERTVRALRALTPGRLITVFGCGGDRDKGKRPLMARAACGASDLVVITSDNPRTEAPESILDDVEQGCVDIARVSPEQLSAAARGYTRVSDRRAAIALAVSSARPGDSVLIAGKGHEDYQILGTTKHPFDDRVEAREALAARAQEVR, encoded by the coding sequence ATGAGCGCGCCGCGAGTCGCGCAGGCGGCGCGCACGCTAGCGGACCTCGTGCGCTTGGGTGTGGCAGAGACGGTGCTCGGTGATGGCGATGCCGTGGTGACGGGCGTGCAGCGCGACTCCCGAAGGGTGGCGGTCGGGGACTTGTTCGTGGCGCTTCCCGGTGAGCATGTGGATGGGCGTGCGTTCGTGGACGCTGCGGTGGCGGCCGGTGCTACGGCGGTGCTGACTGGCGCCGAGGTCCCGGAGCTGGCGGTGCCGCAGCTGATCAGCGCGGACGTCCGGAGCGGGCTCGCGCGCGCGGCGCACGCCGTGTATGGCGACCCCTCGCGCGCGCTCACCGTGGTGGGGCTGACCGGCACCAACGGCAAGACCACCACCAGCTACCTGCTCGAGGGCATCCTGGCCGCGACGGGCAGGCCGGTCGCGCTGATCGGGACGGTGGCGGTGCGTGGCCCGGGCTACGTGACGAGCTCGGGCTACACCACGCCCGAGGCGGACGACTTGGTGCGCTACCTGGCACAGGCGGTGACCGCGGGCGCCACGCACCTCGTCATGGAGGTTTCGAGCCACGGCCTCGAGCTGGAGCGGGTCGCGGGGGTGCGCTTCGACGTGTGCGGCTTCACCAACCTCACGCAGGACCACCTGGACTTCCACCCCAGCATGGAGGCCTACGGCGAGGCCAAGGCGCGCCTCTTCACGGAATACGCGCCGCGCGTCAGCGTCATCTGCGTGGACGCGCCGTTTGGCGCGCAGCTGGCCGAGCGTGCGGTGGGCGAGGTGCTGCGCTGCTCGGTTCGGGCAGACTCGGACGCGCCGCTGCGCGCGGTGTCGTGGACCATGTCGCGGGCCGGGATCGAAGCGTCGCTCGAGACGCCCGCCGGCGAGCTGCGGCTGATGAGCCCGATGGTCGGTGCGCACAACCTCGAGAACCTGCTGGTGGCCGTGGGCTGTGCTGCCTCGCTCGGCGTGCCGTGGGACGTGGCGGTCGCCGCCTGCGCGCACCTGCCTGGCGCGCCGGGTCGGCTCGAGCGCGTGCCCTGCGACGAGGACGTGGCCGTGTTCGTCGACTACGCACACACACCGGACGCGCTGGAGCGCACTGTGCGCGCGCTGCGGGCGCTCACGCCAGGGCGGCTGATCACGGTGTTCGGCTGCGGTGGTGACCGCGACAAGGGCAAGCGACCGCTGATGGCCCGCGCCGCGTGCGGGGCGAGCGACTTGGTGGTCATCACCAGCGACAACCCGCGCACCGAGGCGCCCGAGAGCATCCTCGACGACGTGGAGCAGGGCTGCGTGGACATCGCGCGCGTGTCCCCAGAGCAGCTGTCCGCGGCTGCGCGTGGCTACACGCGGGTGAGCGACCGCCGCGCGGCCATCGCGCTGGCGGTGAGCAGCGCCCGGCCCGGGGACAGCGTGCTGATCGCGGGCAAGGGGCACGAGGACTACCAGATCCTCGGGACAACGAAGCACCCGTTCGACGATCGGGTCGAGGCCCGCGAGGCGCTCGCCGCGCGCGCGCAGGAGGTGCGCTGA
- the thiL gene encoding thiamine-phosphate kinase yields MDEFALIEALQARFTRDPSDLAPWIDLGDDAAVLRGDPRPSVLSVDASVEGVHFERTFAPPEDLGYRALMAAASDLGAMAAEPEAALLALTIAPGTDDAWLLAMADGYAQAAAASGLRVVGGNVSRGAQVSLTTTVTGRVPSGASPLTRAGARVGDDVYVSGRVGLAALGLAVIRSGSPPRSAAAQEAQAHWRRPRARIALGAALRPYVSSAVDLSDGLLQDAAHVARASGVGFELVLTALPTAPGFHAACEALELPGDATALHGGEDYELLFTAPPAHRGAIASLGADVTRIGCVWSAPDVMVVCRDGKPRALGEHAGFRHRW; encoded by the coding sequence ATGGACGAGTTCGCGCTGATCGAGGCGCTGCAGGCGCGCTTCACCCGAGACCCCTCGGACCTCGCGCCGTGGATCGACCTGGGGGACGACGCCGCGGTGCTGCGCGGTGACCCGCGCCCCAGCGTGCTCAGCGTGGACGCGTCGGTCGAGGGCGTGCACTTCGAGCGCACGTTCGCGCCGCCCGAGGACCTCGGCTACCGCGCCCTCATGGCGGCCGCCAGCGACCTCGGGGCCATGGCGGCCGAGCCCGAGGCGGCGCTGTTGGCGTTGACGATCGCACCCGGTACGGACGACGCGTGGCTGCTCGCCATGGCGGACGGCTATGCGCAGGCTGCGGCAGCATCTGGACTGCGGGTGGTCGGCGGCAACGTCAGCCGCGGCGCGCAGGTGTCGCTGACCACCACTGTCACGGGTCGCGTCCCCAGCGGGGCCTCCCCGCTCACCCGCGCCGGAGCGCGCGTTGGCGACGACGTGTACGTGAGCGGCCGGGTCGGGCTCGCGGCGCTCGGCCTCGCCGTCATCCGCAGCGGGTCGCCCCCACGCTCCGCTGCCGCACAGGAGGCGCAAGCGCACTGGCGACGCCCACGCGCACGCATCGCGCTCGGCGCCGCGCTCCGTCCGTACGTGTCGAGCGCCGTGGACCTGTCGGACGGTCTCCTCCAGGACGCCGCGCACGTCGCGCGCGCCTCCGGCGTAGGCTTCGAGCTGGTGCTCACCGCGCTGCCGACCGCCCCGGGCTTCCACGCGGCGTGCGAGGCCCTCGAGCTCCCTGGCGACGCCACAGCACTGCATGGAGGCGAGGACTACGAGCTCTTGTTCACGGCACCGCCGGCCCACCGCGGCGCCATCGCGTCGCTCGGCGCGGACGTCACTCGCATTGGCTGCGTGTGGAGCGCGCCCGACGTGATGGTGGTCTGCAGAGACGGAAAACCCCGCGCGCTCGGCGAGCACGCGGGGTTTCGGCACCGCTGGTAG
- a CDS encoding GTPase domain-containing protein has protein sequence MQLDFNARELTIKLVYYGPALSGKTTNLQAIHTLVDPQASGRLMTLETRDDRTLFFDLLPLTFQAGGLTIRIKLFTVPGQVIHNATRRLVLQGADGVAFIADSQVAETAANRDAFLNMQENLRENGLDADEMPLVIQFNKRDMPNVRSDAELDRMAERGREPVYKAVALRGVGVLETLLGLLDHTFARLERLHSLEAKFGINQAAFMSEVRQRLEPGRV, from the coding sequence ATGCAGCTGGACTTCAACGCGCGTGAGCTGACGATCAAGCTCGTCTACTACGGGCCCGCTCTGAGCGGGAAAACCACCAACCTCCAGGCCATCCACACCCTCGTGGACCCACAAGCCAGCGGTCGCCTGATGACCCTCGAGACTCGTGACGACCGCACGCTGTTCTTCGACCTGTTGCCGCTGACCTTCCAAGCCGGTGGCCTGACCATCCGCATCAAGCTGTTCACGGTGCCTGGCCAGGTCATCCACAACGCCACGCGGCGGCTGGTGCTGCAGGGAGCCGACGGCGTGGCGTTCATCGCCGACTCGCAGGTGGCCGAGACGGCGGCCAACCGCGACGCGTTCCTCAACATGCAGGAGAACCTGCGCGAGAACGGCTTGGACGCCGACGAGATGCCACTCGTAATCCAGTTCAACAAGCGCGACATGCCCAACGTCCGCTCGGACGCGGAGCTCGACCGTATGGCGGAGCGCGGCAGAGAGCCTGTGTACAAGGCGGTCGCGCTGCGCGGCGTGGGCGTGCTCGAGACGCTCCTCGGGCTCTTGGACCACACGTTCGCGCGGCTCGAGCGGCTGCACTCCCTCGAAGCCAAGTTCGGCATCAATCAGGCGGCGTTCATGAGCGAGGTGCGTCAGCGCCTGGAGCCGGGGCGCGTATGA
- a CDS encoding UDP-N-acetylmuramoyl-tripeptide--D-alanyl-D-alanine ligase, translated as MATALPNNCASFSLGEVARLTNGELLPGTAPDDTVVGVRLDSRALTTGNLFVALCGDRHDAHAFLSAVTAMGAYALVQRGHAMLTAHPELRGVAVDDPLFALGELARAHRKRFTGRVVGITGSVGKTSTKRLIATALTGAGARVWATPGNLNNRVGVPMTLFALEAPTEVAVIEMGTSEPGEIARLAAIADPDVAVVTHVALAHTAGLGTVEDVAREKGALFAHLGEQGVAIGCGDDAHVAQALAASRPARKVRYGTSEQNVWRGRVLGLEGERTRVVLEREADGERPAVRRELSVRLLGDAAAENLAGTAAVLEVLGYDLGAAAAALSAMTPEPGRLVAIRVPGGRLVIDDTYNASPASMAMAIDTAARLAKEAGKPFVAVLGDMRELGQKSVTEHRAVGTHLARAGVRRLITAGPEMRATARAARERGVTVHETGSSEAAALAALALVRDGDVVLVKGSRSMRMERVVAALTGTPHSHREAAG; from the coding sequence ATGGCCACCGCCCTGCCGAACAACTGCGCGTCGTTCTCGTTGGGGGAGGTCGCCCGCCTCACGAACGGTGAGCTCCTGCCGGGTACGGCGCCCGACGACACCGTCGTCGGAGTGCGTCTGGACTCGCGCGCACTCACGACGGGCAACCTGTTCGTCGCGCTGTGCGGCGACCGACACGACGCCCACGCCTTTCTCTCGGCCGTGACGGCCATGGGCGCGTACGCGCTGGTGCAGCGGGGTCACGCCATGCTCACTGCGCACCCCGAGCTGCGCGGGGTCGCGGTGGACGACCCGCTGTTCGCGCTCGGAGAGCTCGCTCGCGCCCACCGGAAGCGCTTCACGGGTCGGGTGGTGGGCATCACGGGTTCGGTCGGCAAGACCAGCACCAAGCGCCTGATCGCGACCGCGCTCACGGGCGCAGGGGCGCGCGTGTGGGCCACGCCGGGCAACCTCAACAACCGCGTGGGTGTGCCCATGACGTTGTTCGCGCTCGAGGCGCCCACCGAGGTCGCCGTGATCGAGATGGGCACCAGCGAGCCCGGCGAGATCGCTCGCTTGGCGGCCATCGCGGATCCCGACGTGGCGGTGGTGACGCACGTGGCGCTGGCCCACACGGCCGGGCTGGGGACGGTCGAGGACGTCGCGCGTGAGAAGGGTGCGCTCTTCGCGCACCTCGGCGAGCAGGGTGTCGCGATCGGCTGCGGAGACGACGCGCACGTGGCGCAGGCGCTCGCGGCGTCGCGTCCCGCGCGCAAGGTGCGCTATGGCACGAGCGAGCAGAACGTCTGGCGCGGTCGCGTGCTGGGCCTCGAGGGTGAGCGCACCCGCGTGGTGCTCGAGCGCGAGGCGGACGGCGAGCGCCCGGCCGTGCGACGCGAGCTGAGCGTCCGTCTGTTGGGCGACGCGGCGGCCGAGAACCTGGCGGGCACGGCGGCGGTCCTGGAGGTGCTGGGCTACGATCTCGGTGCCGCCGCCGCGGCCCTGTCCGCCATGACCCCCGAGCCAGGTCGGCTGGTGGCCATCCGTGTGCCAGGCGGGCGGCTCGTGATCGACGACACGTACAATGCCAGCCCGGCGAGCATGGCGATGGCCATCGACACCGCTGCGCGGCTCGCCAAGGAGGCCGGGAAGCCGTTCGTCGCGGTGCTGGGTGACATGCGCGAGCTGGGACAGAAGAGCGTCACGGAGCACCGCGCCGTGGGCACGCACCTCGCGCGTGCCGGCGTGCGGCGTCTGATCACCGCCGGTCCCGAGATGCGCGCCACGGCGCGCGCCGCTCGGGAGCGCGGCGTGACCGTCCACGAGACGGGCTCGAGCGAGGCGGCGGCGCTGGCGGCGCTGGCGTTGGTGCGCGACGGAGACGTCGTGTTGGTCAAAGGCTCTCGCTCGATGCGCATGGAGCGCGTCGTGGCTGCGCTCACCGGGACCCCCCACTCGCACCGCGAGGCCGCCGGATGA
- a CDS encoding cell division protein FtsL, giving the protein MSARFLVLWFAAVVATAAAVVVHLSIRAEVVRLGYSVGDARREQRGLVESRRQLALEAATLRQAARIETVARGSLGMSVPTPSRIVPIGNEEAHRRATAGRVR; this is encoded by the coding sequence ATGAGCGCGCGCTTCCTGGTCCTGTGGTTCGCGGCGGTGGTGGCGACGGCTGCGGCCGTGGTCGTGCACCTCTCCATTCGCGCCGAGGTGGTGCGCCTGGGCTACAGCGTCGGCGACGCACGCCGGGAGCAGCGTGGCTTGGTGGAGAGTCGGCGACAGCTGGCGCTCGAGGCGGCGACGCTGCGGCAGGCCGCGCGCATCGAGACGGTGGCGCGCGGTTCGCTGGGCATGAGCGTGCCCACGCCATCGCGCATCGTGCCCATCGGCAACGAGGAGGCGCACCGGCGCGCCACAGCCGGGCGGGTGCGATGA
- the rsmH gene encoding 16S rRNA (cytosine(1402)-N(4))-methyltransferase RsmH, whose product MSAFEHVPVLYEETLEALELRPGAVYADCTMGGAGHSEGILQRSAPDGRLIALDRDPAALAAGRARLAPYESRVSIVHASFDALPRVLDELGVARVHGVLADVGVSSPQLDHAERGFSFGQDGPLDMRMDTSSGETAAELIARLDADELADVIYQLGEERRSRPIARSIKNAQAEGRLGTTSDLRAAVVRVMGPRSGKIDSATRTFQALRLAVNGELEQLRALAAALPDVLHDGGVAAIISFHSLEDRIVKWAFRDDARLAPTTKRPVIAGEAELAANPRARTAKLRVARRVPREVAA is encoded by the coding sequence ATGAGCGCGTTCGAGCACGTTCCGGTGCTGTACGAGGAGACGCTCGAGGCGCTCGAGCTCAGGCCCGGCGCGGTCTACGCCGACTGCACGATGGGCGGGGCTGGTCACAGCGAAGGCATCCTGCAGCGCAGCGCGCCCGACGGACGTTTGATCGCGCTCGATCGTGACCCCGCCGCGCTCGCCGCGGGTCGCGCCCGGCTCGCGCCGTACGAGTCCCGGGTGAGCATCGTGCACGCATCGTTCGACGCGCTGCCGCGCGTGCTCGACGAGCTGGGCGTCGCGCGCGTGCACGGCGTGCTCGCGGACGTGGGCGTCAGCAGCCCGCAGCTGGACCACGCGGAGCGTGGCTTCTCGTTCGGGCAGGACGGGCCTCTCGACATGCGCATGGACACGTCGTCGGGGGAGACGGCGGCCGAGCTGATCGCGCGCCTCGACGCCGACGAGCTGGCCGACGTGATCTATCAGCTCGGCGAGGAGCGTCGCTCGCGGCCCATCGCGCGCTCCATCAAGAACGCTCAGGCGGAAGGCCGCCTCGGCACCACGTCGGACCTGCGCGCCGCGGTGGTGCGCGTGATGGGACCCCGCAGCGGCAAGATCGACTCGGCCACCCGGACGTTCCAGGCGTTGCGCCTGGCGGTCAACGGCGAGCTGGAGCAGCTGCGCGCGCTGGCGGCGGCGCTGCCCGACGTGCTGCACGACGGAGGCGTGGCAGCGATCATTTCGTTCCACTCGCTCGAGGACCGCATCGTGAAGTGGGCCTTCCGCGACGACGCGCGCCTCGCGCCCACCACCAAGCGCCCCGTCATCGCGGGCGAGGCCGAGCTGGCGGCGAACCCTCGGGCGCGGACGGCCAAGCTGCGCGTCGCCCGACGCGTGCCGCGGGAGGTGGCGGCATGA
- a CDS encoding PocR ligand-binding domain-containing protein: MSGPSNTQRGAIDIALGDVAKLEEVVDREALTQVCRSFFELFSLSVRIFSSSGVLLADVHEEQSICRYVNGLTGGRDACRSVVAGVRNAPASAEIVTHPCFTGAVYRIVPITYQGRGVGRIVLGPYLPADTREVPAALLEVDPNIEQHEARDRLAELPRVRTETSDRIIEHLRGILDLLLFSSHRAHLTSEMHVASVRESFRELAEKNDRLTAAYERLKELDRLKSNFLATVSHELRTPLTSIIGYSEMLESGMVGDLNEEQKEFVHTIFEKGDQLLALITTLLDLSKMDQSAIRLDRVPVDAALLLGDVDANITPTARKRSIRIDTRVEADLPHLDGDLVRLRQVLFNLADNAIKFTPDGGHVELSVQRDFIEDETSGMGAVLMGGDAIPALRFDVRDSGIGMAAQELDRIFDAFYQVDGSSTREHGGAGLGLNIAKRITEAHGGKISVSSEVGVGTTFSVRLPLAPQ, translated from the coding sequence ATGAGCGGCCCGAGCAACACCCAGCGGGGCGCCATCGACATCGCCCTGGGCGACGTGGCGAAGCTGGAGGAGGTCGTCGACCGCGAGGCGCTGACGCAGGTGTGCCGCTCGTTCTTCGAGCTGTTCTCGCTCAGCGTGCGCATCTTCTCGAGCTCGGGTGTGCTGCTGGCCGACGTACACGAGGAGCAGAGCATCTGTCGCTACGTGAATGGCCTCACGGGCGGGCGGGACGCTTGCCGGTCCGTGGTCGCCGGTGTGCGCAACGCGCCTGCATCTGCCGAGATCGTCACGCACCCGTGCTTCACGGGCGCCGTGTACCGCATCGTCCCCATCACGTACCAGGGGCGCGGCGTCGGGCGCATCGTGCTAGGCCCCTACCTGCCCGCCGACACACGCGAGGTGCCCGCGGCGCTCCTCGAGGTGGACCCGAACATCGAGCAGCACGAGGCCCGCGACCGCCTCGCCGAGCTCCCGCGCGTCCGCACCGAGACCAGCGACCGCATCATCGAGCACCTGCGCGGCATCCTCGACCTGCTCCTCTTCAGCAGCCACCGCGCGCACCTCACGAGCGAGATGCACGTGGCGAGCGTGCGCGAGAGCTTCCGCGAGCTGGCGGAGAAGAACGACCGGCTGACCGCGGCCTACGAGCGCCTGAAGGAGCTGGACCGACTCAAGAGCAACTTCCTCGCCACCGTGAGCCACGAGCTGCGGACGCCGCTCACGAGCATCATCGGGTACTCGGAGATGCTGGAGTCCGGCATGGTGGGCGACCTCAACGAGGAGCAGAAGGAGTTCGTCCACACCATCTTCGAGAAGGGCGACCAGCTGCTCGCGCTCATCACGACGCTGCTCGACCTGTCCAAGATGGACCAGAGCGCCATCCGCCTGGATCGTGTCCCCGTGGACGCAGCCCTACTCCTCGGCGATGTCGACGCGAACATCACGCCCACGGCGCGCAAGCGCAGCATCCGCATCGACACGCGGGTCGAGGCAGACCTTCCCCACCTCGATGGGGACCTCGTGCGGCTGAGGCAGGTGCTCTTCAACCTGGCCGACAACGCCATCAAGTTCACCCCTGACGGTGGTCACGTCGAGCTCAGCGTGCAGCGCGACTTCATCGAGGACGAGACCTCCGGCATGGGTGCCGTGTTGATGGGCGGTGACGCCATCCCGGCCCTGCGCTTCGACGTGAGGGACTCCGGCATCGGCATGGCCGCGCAAGAGCTCGACCGCATCTTCGACGCGTTCTACCAGGTGGACGGAAGCTCCACCCGTGAGCACGGCGGGGCGGGCCTGGGCCTGAACATCGCCAAGCGCATCACCGAGGCCCATGGGGGCAAGATCAGCGTCAGCAGCGAGGTCGGGGTCGGCACCACGTTCAGTGTGCGCCTCCCGCTCGCCCCCCAGTGA
- a CDS encoding transpeptidase family protein — MNNLPVERRRWLKVRIALLGLLLAGYAGRVLLRAYSVQIAEAPVIREHVQRLQTRNVRLSPKRGTIYDRHGAELAVSVDVDSVTANPRELRAAGRDPLATAQQLASVIPGLDVETVTERLRGDRAFAFIKRHVTPQQGAAVERLAIPGVRLEQEARRFYPNRELAAHVLGFANIDGEGIEGIELFMEDSLRGPEREFEAVRDRRGRVVYSDHLLDSTTQRGQDITLTIDKTIQHIAERELALAVQTFEARAGHVVVMDPNTGEILALANYPTFDPNAPGRFDVGARRNRAVTDRFEPGSTVKPFTVAGALAAGTIRANQVFDCGDGQMSVDEENTIRDSHRYTSLTPAQIIAFSSNIGTARIAATMGRSGLYRAMRRFGFGEQTGLPLPGETGGVLRHYRRWYEMDAATISFGQGMSVTSVQLATAMGAIANGGRLMRPTLVRRVHDADGALVDDNLPQVRRQVIPTATARLVADMMTAVTGPGGTGIEAAIDGYLVAGKTGTAQKADYVTGGYAEDQWLASFVGFVPAESPRLVISVVIDEPLIAHAGGIVAGPVFRRVGEATLRHLGVPPNGGGQALAEHAARLRQARREARIAAREAARAARDGSAVGAEARSEGDDVDGEEGVVAARNAYAGTPQPGPAVTRREPREDETLVPDVRGMSARAALITLHRAGLVPRFEGSGVVMTQEPAPGAFGTLGAAVRVVMQRPRFDVDEAIEGDDTGTVASAQGVAGVPAGRTP; from the coding sequence ATGAACAACCTGCCCGTCGAGCGCCGCCGCTGGCTCAAGGTGCGCATCGCGCTGCTGGGTCTGCTGCTGGCCGGGTATGCCGGGCGTGTGTTGCTGCGCGCGTACTCGGTGCAGATCGCGGAGGCGCCCGTCATCCGCGAGCACGTGCAGCGGCTGCAGACGCGCAACGTCCGGCTGTCGCCCAAGCGCGGCACCATCTACGATCGGCACGGCGCCGAGCTGGCCGTCAGCGTGGACGTGGACTCGGTCACGGCCAACCCGCGCGAGCTGCGCGCGGCTGGGCGCGACCCGCTCGCCACGGCGCAGCAGCTGGCCAGCGTCATCCCTGGGCTCGACGTCGAGACGGTCACGGAGCGCTTGCGTGGCGACCGCGCCTTCGCGTTCATCAAGCGCCACGTGACCCCGCAGCAGGGGGCCGCCGTCGAGCGCTTGGCCATCCCCGGTGTGCGGCTGGAGCAGGAGGCGCGGCGCTTCTACCCCAACCGCGAGCTGGCGGCGCACGTGCTCGGCTTCGCCAACATCGACGGTGAGGGCATCGAGGGTATCGAGCTGTTCATGGAGGACAGCCTGCGCGGGCCCGAGCGCGAGTTCGAGGCCGTGCGCGACCGGCGTGGGCGCGTGGTCTACTCGGACCATCTGCTCGACAGCACGACGCAGCGCGGGCAGGACATCACCCTCACCATCGACAAGACGATCCAGCACATCGCGGAGCGCGAGCTGGCGTTGGCGGTGCAGACCTTCGAGGCGCGCGCCGGGCACGTGGTGGTGATGGACCCGAACACGGGCGAGATCCTGGCGCTGGCCAACTACCCCACGTTCGACCCGAACGCACCGGGCCGCTTCGACGTCGGCGCCCGCCGCAACCGGGCGGTCACCGATCGCTTCGAGCCGGGCTCCACCGTGAAGCCCTTCACGGTGGCGGGCGCGCTCGCCGCCGGCACCATCCGCGCAAACCAGGTGTTCGACTGCGGCGACGGTCAGATGTCCGTCGACGAAGAGAACACGATCCGCGACTCGCACCGCTACACGTCGCTCACGCCAGCGCAGATCATCGCGTTCTCGAGCAACATCGGGACGGCGCGCATCGCCGCCACCATGGGGCGCAGCGGCCTCTACCGCGCCATGCGTCGCTTCGGCTTCGGTGAGCAGACGGGCCTGCCGCTGCCCGGTGAGACGGGTGGCGTGCTGCGCCACTATCGGCGCTGGTACGAAATGGACGCCGCGACCATCTCGTTCGGTCAGGGCATGAGCGTCACCTCCGTCCAGCTCGCGACCGCGATGGGGGCCATCGCCAACGGTGGGCGGTTGATGCGACCGACGCTCGTCCGGCGCGTTCACGACGCCGACGGGGCGCTCGTGGACGACAACCTGCCGCAGGTGCGCCGTCAGGTCATCCCCACCGCCACCGCGCGGCTGGTGGCCGACATGATGACCGCGGTGACGGGTCCGGGTGGCACGGGCATCGAGGCCGCCATCGACGGCTACCTGGTCGCGGGCAAGACCGGCACGGCGCAGAAGGCCGACTACGTCACGGGCGGTTACGCCGAGGACCAGTGGCTCGCGTCGTTCGTGGGCTTCGTGCCGGCCGAGAGCCCGCGCCTGGTGATCTCGGTGGTGATCGACGAGCCGCTCATCGCGCACGCCGGCGGCATCGTCGCGGGCCCGGTGTTTCGACGTGTGGGAGAGGCCACGCTGCGCCACCTGGGCGTGCCTCCCAACGGTGGCGGACAGGCGCTGGCCGAGCACGCAGCGCGGCTGCGGCAGGCCCGGCGCGAGGCCCGCATCGCGGCACGCGAGGCGGCGCGCGCGGCGCGCGATGGGAGCGCGGTGGGCGCCGAGGCGCGCAGCGAGGGGGACGACGTCGATGGTGAAGAGGGGGTCGTGGCGGCGCGCAATGCGTACGCGGGGACACCGCAGCCCGGCCCGGCGGTGACCCGCCGCGAACCCCGCGAGGACGAGACCCTGGTTCCGGACGTGCGCGGCATGAGCGCGCGCGCCGCGTTGATCACGCTGCACCGTGCGGGGCTCGTGCCGCGCTTCGAGGGCTCGGGCGTCGTGATGACACAGGAGCCCGCGCCCGGCGCGTTCGGGACCCTCGGTGCCGCCGTACGCGTGGTCATGCAGCGCCCGCGCTTCGACGTGGACGAGGCGATCGAGGGCGACGACACCGGGACCGTGGCGAGCGCGCAAGGGGTGGCGGGTGTGCCCGCGGGGAGGACCCCATGA